The DNA region ATAAACTAAATTTAATTATGATCCTTTCTGTGTTTTATCTATGCATAATTTAGAATTAGTAATCTAAATATTTTATGTAAGACAAACTAACCACGATGATCACAGAAAGAATTAGGCTTGATGAAACTAACATTTTACTTAAGACAGATTTAATAAATCATAAACTTTCTAATTTTATTTTAAGACAGCGTATGGAGCTTATAAATTATACTAGGGATAATAAAGAGTTTTTAATATCTTTTGAACCAGTAAATGCGGAAGATGCTCCTTTTATAGCAAAAGTAATGGTAAAAGCAGGTAAAATTGCAGAAGTAGGCCCGATGGCGGCTGTTGCAGGGACAATATCAGAACTCTCAATGAATTTCTTAATAAAAAACGGTGCAAAATATGCAATTGTAGAAAACGGTGGAGATATAGCCATTAAAACTAATAAAGACGTGGTAATGGGCCTTTATGCCGGAACTTCATCACTTTCGGGACAGATTGGTTTTAAAATAAAATACGGGAAAACTCCAATGGGAATATGCACCTCTTCTGGAACTGTTGGGCATTCTATAAGTTTGGGAAGGGCAGATTCTGTAACTGTATTTGCAGACCATGCCAGCATTGCCGACGCGCTTGCTACAAGCATTGCAAATGAAGCTAAAGGTGATTTAGAACAAGATGCTGTGCAGAACTGCCTGGCAAGAGCTGAAGATTTTAAACCTTATTTTAGGGGTGTTATGATCGTGGTCGGTGAATCTGCCGGAACAGTTGGAAAAATCCCTAAATTGATTAAAACTGATAAAAAAGTTGTTTTAGGAGATCTTTTTGATATTTATTAAAAAATAAAAAGAAGTTGAAAAAAATATATTTCTAATATTTTTTCAAATTGGATTTAGTTCCTCTTAATTCGAGCTATATCTCCTATTGTAGCTCCTCTTCTGGCTCGTGGGCCTAAATCTTCCTGTTTTCCATCGTCAGTTTTTTCAATGAGTGTTACGTCCAGTATTTTTTCTAATTTTTTTGCAAGTTTAATATCTGGAACCATCTTTCCAGATTCAACCCTGTTAACCACAGAGGCTTTTTCATATACTTTCTCAGCCAGTACTTCACGGGTCCATCCTTTTCTTTCCCTGCCTTTTCGTATAATATCTTTGAAATCTTCGATAACTTCTTCTGAAGGCTCCCTGAATTTAGGACTTCTTCTTACTGGCCTTGGTTTCCTTGCTTTTGGTGGTTCTCTCTGTACTTTTCCGAATTTAGAACATTCATTACATGTAACCATAATTGAGCTTTCAATTTTTGTTTTCACTGGTTCTCCAACTATTTTCTTTCCACATATCTCGCATCTCATGCTGATCACTTTGTATTTTCATGTAAGTGTAATATATAATATTGATAATGCAATAAAACGAACAGTTGTTCTTGTTTAAGTATTTATACTTTTCTTATTCTTCTTTATAATATTTATGTCTGTTTTATACATCTTAAATTATGTTTTATAAAAAATATATGATTTTGTAAATTTTGAAAACATAATTTTTTAATTTTCAGTGGCCTCGAAAAACTTTAATTTGCATTGGCTTTTAAAAAAAACGTTAAATTATACTTTTCTATTATATTGTGTACCCTCAATATTTAAATATTATTAAAACAAAAATATGACTGAATTAATTAATAAATATTTTCAATTTAATAAAAATTTCAGGAGTGAATAAGGATCATGGAAGACATGTCCCGAAATATAATGAAAAAAACTGAAGATCTTAAGAAGGAAATTAAACTCCTAAAGGAGGAGAATACTAAAACTAAAAGGAATTTAATGTGGAAAGTTAGAAAGCTTGAAAAAGACAAAGTTTTAGTTGAAAATGAAAAGATGAGGCTCGACAGAGAAGTAAAATCTCTAAGAGGCGAAATTGAAAGGTTTAGGTCCCCTCCTCTTGTAGTGGCTACTATAACTGAAGTTTTAGAAGATGGAAAACTTGTAGTAAAAAGCAGCACAGGACCTCATTTCGTTATAAATTATTCACGTTTATTAGATAAGAAATCATTAGAACCCGGCTCAAGGGTTGCTTTAAATCAGCAAACATTTAGTATTGTAAATGTACTGCCATCTGAGAAAGATCCTTTAATCAGCGGTATGGAAGTAGAAGAAAAGCCAGAAGTAAGTTATGAGCAAATTGGTGGACTTGAAGAACAAGTCGTTGAAATTAAGGAAACAGTAGAATTACCACTTAAAAAACCAGAATTATTTGCAAATATTGGAATTGAACCTCCAAAAGGAGTACTTTTATACGGTCCTCCAGGAACAGGTAAGACCCTTCTTGCAAAAGCAGTTGCAAATGAGACCAATGCAACATTCATAAAAATTGTTGCATCTGAATTTGTAAAAAAATACATTGGTGAAGGTGCAAGATTAGTCAGAGGTGTATTCGAACTTGCAAAAGAGAAAGCACCAAGTATTATCTTCATTGATGAAATAGATGCAATTGCAGCTAAGAGGCTCAAAAGTTCAACAAGTGGTGACAGAGAAGTTCAAAGGACACTCATGCAGCTACTTGCAGAAATGGATGGATTCGAAGCAAGAGGAGATGTTGGAATCGTTGCAGCGACCAACAGGCCGGATATATTAGACCCTGCACTTTTACGTCCTGGAAGATTTGACAGGTTCATAGAAGTTCCAATTCCAAATGAAGACGGTAGAATGGAGATCTTGAAAATCCACACCAGAAATATGTCCTTAGAAGAAGAAGTGGATATAAGACTTGTTGCATCATTAACTGAAGGTGCTTCTGGTGCCGACCTTAAAGCTATCTGTACAGAAGCAGGTATGTTCGCAATAAGGGAAGAAAGATCCAGCGTTACAATGAACGATTTCATGGATGCAATTGATAAAATTGTAGGTCTTGAGAAAGAAGAAGAAGTTAGAAGAGAAGCAGGTGTAATGTACGGTTAACACTCAAACACAGGGTGTTTGGTGCATCACAATCTTTGATTGTGATAGCACTCGAAAATTCGTAGAATTTTCGGTGTTTACGGAGCACAGCTCCGTAACCGTAAAAACCGAAGCTTACAAAACCTACGGTTTTGTGCGTTCAAAATTCTACGAATTTTGAAAGGTTTTTACATGCCCCAAACACTTCGTGTTTGAGGGTTTTTCAATTCTTTTTTATTTTTGAGTGTCCACAAACTATTTATCTTATAATTTAAAATCTAATTTTAAGCCAGTGATGAACCCTATGAGCTCTGATACGTGATGAATGATGGGCGATCTGAGGCTTATTATTACTATTATTAAATTCGACTTTTAATTCAATTTTTTTTAATTTAATTCAGTATTCTACAGGTTTGAACTAGTATTCTAATTGAATTTAAATTAATTAAGCAGTGAATTTACAATGTTTTGTAGAATTTCAATAAAATTATTTATTTTAGATTACATATATTAATAATACTTTTTATATGGAATATATTATTGATAATTGCGGAAGTTAAATCTTGCAAAATAAAATAAATTTAGAAACTCCTATTGGAATTAAATGGATATTATTAACAGCTGCAATTTTTATTCTTCTTTTAATTCCTTTTGTCTTATTTGGAGATTCTTTAGATAACTGGACTAATAGTTTTTTTCAATCTGAACCTTCTAAACTAATTACAAGCTTAGTTATTGGATTTTTATTATCTATGGATATTATAGCTCCAGTTCCATCTAGTATATTAAGTACGGCAGGCGGATATTTTCTTGGATTTATAGGTGGAACTCTTATTTCTTTAGTGGGCATGACAATCAGCTGTTTAATAGGATACTGGATTGGAGCTAAATTCGGACGTCCCGCAGCTCTTCGATTCGTAGATACAAAAGAAATTTCTGGATTTGAATCTCTTCAAAAGAAGTATGGGGATTGGATAATTATTGTTTCACGTTCAGTCCCGATACTTGCTGAAACTTCAGTTCTATTTGCAGGAATTGGCCGTATGAAAATCAGCCGTTTTATTTCTATGATTACAATATCCAATTTGAGTATATCCATGGTTTATGCAGCTGTTGGTGCTTATTCTGCCCATATTAATTCATTTTTACTTGCTTTTGCAGCTGCTATAATATTCCCTGGTGTTATGATTGTCATTTTGAAAAATAAAAAGATACTTAATTCTGATTAAGGTCATTGTTTATTTTACAATATTAATAATTTATTAATCATGCAAAACAAATAATAATAGTAGATTATCTCAGTTGATGTGTTTAAATGTCTTATCTTATCTGCGAGAAATGTGGTGGCTATTACAAGCTTAAAGAAGGAGAAAAGCCGGATGAATTTGAGGCATGTGAGTGCGGAGGTTCCTTGAGATTTGTCCAAAATTTTAATGCACATTTCGACGAAGAATTAGATCCTATAAATGAATTTAATATTTGTCCTGACTGTGGAATTGAGAATTCTGCAGGTGAGAAATACTGTAAATCTTGTGGTAAAATGATAAAAGATACCAAAAATGAAGAAAATAGCTCTGCTGATGCTAATAAAAATGTGCTAAAATTTACATCTAATAAATGGATATTGAGGGTGCTGGCAATTATTGTAGGCGTTTTAATTGTAGTGATCCCTACTTTCATATTTGTAGATTCGAATTATGCTTTATTATTGCTTTTAATTGGAGGAATAGTTGCATCTTTAATTGCTGGAGGAAAAAGTGAAGATGGAGCTATAAATGGAATTATAGTTGGTGTAATAGCTGCACTCTTAATTTTAAGTTTTAGAGGTAATTTTTTATTTATTGATGATATCCTCTTTAATATAGAAATATTCATTTTTGAAATGAGCGGTGCCATATTAATCCTTACCCTTTTTGGCCTTATTGGAGGAGTAATAGGTACTTCAATACGTGAATTCTTAATTAAAGCTGAAAAATAAGATTAGTGCTTAACTAAAAAATTTTAATTTGAAGGAACTGATTTGTGTGAATAATAACCTTTAAGTACAGGTAATATATTAAACATCTTTTTTATTTCTTCAAATTCTTTATATTCCTCGCTTATAACAACAATATGTGCTGGCGGGTGTATTTTTTTAATATGCATTATGCTTTTTGTTGTGTCGTCTAAAACTTTTATGAGAGTTGCTATTTCACATTTTGATCTTAAATTCTGCTTAAGAATCCCTTTAGCCAGTTTGTCTGCAATTTGAGGTTCAATTATCTTTGGTTTTCCTGATATTTTTAAATTAGCATGCCTTTCAATGTCTGCAATGGCATTCAATAGTTTTCCTTGACTGTTTGCACGTATTAAAATTAGAGTCATTTTTTCACCGGTATAATTTTTTGATATGATTAATCAAATAGAACTTGATTTTTAAAAAATTATTTCTATGGATATACATTTCTATGGATATATGAGTATTGTAGATGATTTCTAATTAAATATTCTTTATTTTTTAAAAATATAAAATTAGTATTAAAGATTCAATTAATGGTATAAGGGTTATTATATCTAAAATTACTGTATTTAAATTTATCTTATGTAACTGTATAATTAATGGGACTGTATAAAAGGTAAAATATTTCTTTTCTATATTTTCAAATTTTTCTCCATTGATCACTCCAGAATCAAGCAATCCATTGTTTTTAAGTTTGTCTATTATCTACTAATTTTGAATTGATTAGCATGTTTTTGTACTGTTTTAAATTGATTATGAAAGCATCTTCTTGATTTTTAAGATATGAATATACATTTTCAGATAAAGACATCTGTTAAATTTTGTACTGGCTATTTGGTTCTTTTAATAAATTATTTCATGTTATTTTCTACTGATAGTTCTCATTTTTAAAGTTTAACACCTCTTCAATTTTTATTTAATTATATCTCATTTAGAGTATCCAGTAGCTGTAATTATCATGTTTTTAATTCTGTTGTTAATTTTCCTTAAATTAATTCAAGGTATATGAACTGCCAGATATTAGTAATAAATAATTATTTATATTTATTAATATAATAATTTATTAGGGCTTGCTTGAAAAAAAATAAAAGGGGGTATGTTATATGGCTGAAGGTAACAACATGTTGTTAGGTATTTTAGCTGTAATTTTAGGTATTTTGGTCATTGCTTTCCCATTGTTAAGTATTTTCACAGCCAGTGTCCTAGCAGGACTGGCTGTAGTGTTTTTAGGAATTTGGTTATTAGCACAGAGTTTTGGGACATGGGGAGCAAGCAAAGCTGCAAGTATTGCCTTTTTAATACTTGGACTCGTAGCAGTAATTTGTGGAATAGGTTTATTTGGACATATACTTGCATTTAGCTTCTTAGCAAGTATAGCTCTCTTCTTTGCAGGCTTTTTCCTGATAATTTCAGGTATAATGTCACTATTTGCTAAAGAAGGAACAGCAGCTAAAGGATCTGGAGTTATTGGTGTCATATTAGGTATATTATATATAATACTGGCTTCATTTGCATGGGATCCATATTATCTAGCTTTATTAATTGGAATTTGGCTGGTAATTGATGGAATAGCTTTATTCTTTGTTAGTCCATCTGATCTGGTGAATACTAAAAAATCAGAAATTTAAAATGATTTAAAATCGGCAAGCCTGTCTCATTAAAAAGATGTATTTAACTAAAAGGTGATATTATGCCGGAGTTAGGACCTTTAGGACGTGGTGGAGCTAGAAGAAGAACAAGAAGAAGAATGATGGCAATGAATGAAGCTAACAAGTCATCAGATCAATCAAATAACATGGAAGAGTCTGTTGATTTAGATACATTAAAGAAACTAGCTAAATTACTGCAAAATAAAGGAATAATAACAGAAGATGAGTATGATCTGTTATTTGAATAAATAAAATGTTGATTATCATGTATAAAATGGTTTCATGGTAAAATTATGGGCAAAAAGAGGAAATTATCATGAAAAAGATTGTGGGAATTATACTAGCCATATCTATACTGGTTGTTTTTGCTTCGGGATGCACAAGCAGTAACAATATGTCAAACAATAGCAGTAACGGTACCTCAAATCAAAATAACTCAAATGTAACACTTCAAATTACAGCTGATGGTCCATGGACTGGTGACTATGCATATACAAATGGAGATATGCAAATTAATGGAACAGGAAACGCTAATTATAACTTAGGTCTTAACCCGGGTCATGTCACAGTATCTATAGAGAATAAAGGCAATGGTACTTTAACTGTACAGCTGCTCAGGGGTGGAAATGTTGTACAAACTCAAAGTACATCTGAAAGTATGGGAATTGTTAATATAGATCAAAAATTCTAAAACTTTTTTATTTTCTTTTTTTGATTATTACTTAAATTTTAATAAGGAACAAAAAAAATGAGGGATAACTTTAAAATGCCCCCATTTCTCCGGTAGATTATTATAATTGTGGTTATTTATCTGCAGTAGTTGCATTAAAATTTACTGCACCTATAACTAGTCTCATACTGCTTTCTATATTCTTGAGCTTACTTATCTGCCCTTTTTTAAAATGGTTGGAAAAAGAGGTCTCTTACAACATTGGAATGTTGATAACTCTTCTGGGAATTTTTATTTTGGGTCTTGGAATATTAGCATTTCTGGTAGCAACATTGTCTCAATTAGTACAGGCACTCCCTAGTTTATTGATAAAATCATCTAATTTCTGCACAATACGGAAATCAAATAATTGAGTTTATTGTTTTTATATACCTATAACAGATATAAATGGACTTAAGCAGATGGTACTTTTATTATATTTGCTGTGATATTCCGGGTTTATGAGCTTCCTCAAATTAAAAAAAAAGACTGATCAAAGGACTAGGTGCAGATAATTTTACTTTGAATAAAACTTTTGTTCTTGTCGGCGATTTCATTAAATATTTTATTATCAGGGTAAATATAAATTTTATTCATGGTATAGTGTTGCAGGTGTTCTTTTCATATTTGACATTAACTTTGCAGTACTCTGGGGTTTATTAATATTTATACTTGGATTTATCTGCAATTAAAAAAATTATGGTTGAATATGGCGGCTTGGTAATGTCTACATATCCTGTAACAAGCCATCCGGTTAACATTCCTGCTACAATAAATATCATCTGGAAACTAACTGGAAGTTTGCCAATTAAACGGGAAAAAATCGCTACTACTAAGAGCATTATAAAAAAGAAAATGATTTCAAACATAAAATCACAAGTGGAATTATTTTTTTCTCACATTTTCTGTTTTTGTATCCTCTTCATAATAATGGGAAAGTAATTTTTTCTCTTCTTCCATATTTGGAAACTTGTAAAATACAAGTGCTGCCCCTACCAAAATAGCAATAATTCCAGCAAGGTATGCCCATCGATCTCCAACTAAAAAAGAAGATTTGGCTCCTGCTATGATCTGATCTGAATATTGAGGGTACTGCTGGGCAAGGGTAGAAGCACTGGCAAATGATTTTTGAAGTGTTGCTTCCACACCGGCCGAGATCTGCTGGGGGACATTATTGATTTTTGAAGCAAATGCAGAAGCATAACCTGCGGTAAGTAATGTACCAAAGATTGAGGTCATAATGGCACCGCCAAAATCACGCTGCAGGTCTGCTGTGCCTGATGCCATACCTACACGTTTAACAGGAACAGATCCTGTAAGAGAATGGGATGCCGGAGTTCCTGCTAACCCAACTCCAATTCCTATTAATGCATAAGCCAGCCCAACCTTCCAGTAGGGTATGCCTTCTTTCCATAACAGTAACATAGTCAAGAATCCTAATAAACAGAACAGGTAACCTGCAAGAAGCGTAAATCTGGATCCTCGTGACTCTACAAACTTGGCAGACTGTGGCGCCACTAGGATCATGAGAATTGCGGAGGGTATAATCGAAAGTCCTGCATCAAAGGTTGAATAACCCAGAACATTTTGTAAAAACTGCTGCCCAATGTACAGAGCACCCATCAACGATCCAAAAACAATTATTCCTGCGCTTGCCGCTACCCAGAAAATCCGCCTGCCTGCTACTTTTAGATCATAAAGAGGGTTAGGTATGCCCCGCTGGTGTTTTATAAATAAGAATCCAACGACAGCCGCTAAAATTATTAAAACAAGTACTAGAGTTCTTATACTGGGTACTGGGGCAAAGTTAATGGCCATAATTAATGTTCCTATGAGTATGAGGGACATTATGCCTCCCACATTATCAACTGGATTTTTGGTTTCATTTACATGGGATGGGATGAATTTAATGGCCATAACTAATGTTAATAATGCTAGGGGCAATGTAATTAAAAATACAGATCCCCATGGGCGAGATATGAGGAGGTATCCTGATAAAAGCGGACCTAAAGCCGCAATAGCGGCACCTATGCCTGACCAGAGAGCGATAGATCTCGTTCGTTTAGGACCTGACCACAATGCGGTGATTATTGCTAATGTTGTTGGAAATGCCATTCCCGCAGCTAAACCTCCAATTATACGGGCTAAAACCAGCATATTAACAGTTGGGGCAAAACCTGCCAGTAAGGATGCGGGTATAGATATAATAGTTCCCAGTATAAGCATCATTTTTCGTCCGTGATGATCACCAAGAGCCCCGAACCACAATACTGAGGAAGCCAGGCCAAGTGAGAAGCCCACAGCAACCATGTTAATCTGAACTTGCGAAGCATTAAAAGCCAAACCTATGGATGGAAGGGCTACATTGGCAACTGATAAGTTCAAGTTGGCCACCGCAGCCCCCAAAATAAGGGTGGCCAGAACTACCATTCCCGGTTCAGAATTTCTATTTTTTACCTTTTCTGCATTCATTTTATCACTCGTTATATTAAGCGCATAATATTTTATCTTTTTCTTAATTTAATTTAAAATTTATATGTAATTATCCAGAAAAGCTAATGAATTAAAGTTTACCATATTTATCCAGTTTAACTTAGATAATTTCAAATTAAAATCAGTGTAGAGTCTTAAAATCACTAAAATAAGCGTATTAATCATGATAAAAATTGACAATAATTCCTTGAAGATTAATTTTAAATTTCTCCCCATAATATCCTCATTTATTTTGATAATATTAATTAGTATCTTCAAATTATTTAAATATTAACTATCTATCAATTCTAGTGAAATACCATGTTTTGTATTGTTTTTTAGCACTGATTTAGTGAGGGCTATGATAAAATCAATGATAATTTTTAAAAACTTAAAAAATGGTAAATTAATTGAGAAGAATGTTTTGCTTAAAAAAATATAAAATGCGTTGGTAGAAAATCTTTATTTTGATATATGCTGTGAAATAATTACTTAAAATAAAATTAAAAAAGTTAAGGATTATAAAAATCCTTTTAATTATCTCATGAATGATTTGATTAGAGTACTTCTAAACAGAACCAGGAGTACCAGTATTAAACCTATAGCAGTTTGGATATTTCCAATTAAGTCTAAAAGTGAAGAACTTATTGGTAAATTCCATGGAGGGGAAGACCTGTCGTTACCAAGAGGTTTGTAATAAACACCTACTGCCCTTGAACTTGATTTGACGTTGATGTCTTTAGGTTCTACATGGTTAACGCCTACAATAGTTCCACTGTCTATTGCTGTATTGATTCTGTTTGCTATTTGAACGTTATCATAACCATATTTTTTTACAGTTGCAGATACAATTTCTTGTGTAGTTTCTGAAATACCTATATCCTCACTTCCATAAACAGAAACCTGTACTGTCTGCCCTGTAACTGTGATGGCATTTATAAGCGCTTCATAGGCGTACTCTATCTTGAGTGGCGAACCATCATATGGATCTGTCTGGTATTGCTCTGCTGCCGGATAACCTATACTCCACCCGTCGCTGGATGTACTTATTTTGGCATAGGGAGTGTTCATAGCATAACCGGTTGTGTTTAACTGAGCTGGAGTGAACATGTCTCCAGTTGTGATTCCTGAAACAAGGTTAACTCCACCACCACCGTACTTTTCACCAGAATCATTTGCTACTTCTCCAAATGCTTGTCCCAGTATGTAAGTTGCAGAATAACCGTCTCTTATCATTTTACCAATGTTAACTGCAGTTTCC from Methanobacterium bryantii includes:
- a CDS encoding UPF0280 family protein, with protein sequence MITERIRLDETNILLKTDLINHKLSNFILRQRMELINYTRDNKEFLISFEPVNAEDAPFIAKVMVKAGKIAEVGPMAAVAGTISELSMNFLIKNGAKYAIVENGGDIAIKTNKDVVMGLYAGTSSLSGQIGFKIKYGKTPMGICTSSGTVGHSISLGRADSVTVFADHASIADALATSIANEAKGDLEQDAVQNCLARAEDFKPYFRGVMIVVGESAGTVGKIPKLIKTDKKVVLGDLFDIY
- a CDS encoding proteasome-activating nucleotidase — protein: MEDMSRNIMKKTEDLKKEIKLLKEENTKTKRNLMWKVRKLEKDKVLVENEKMRLDREVKSLRGEIERFRSPPLVVATITEVLEDGKLVVKSSTGPHFVINYSRLLDKKSLEPGSRVALNQQTFSIVNVLPSEKDPLISGMEVEEKPEVSYEQIGGLEEQVVEIKETVELPLKKPELFANIGIEPPKGVLLYGPPGTGKTLLAKAVANETNATFIKIVASEFVKKYIGEGARLVRGVFELAKEKAPSIIFIDEIDAIAAKRLKSSTSGDREVQRTLMQLLAEMDGFEARGDVGIVAATNRPDILDPALLRPGRFDRFIEVPIPNEDGRMEILKIHTRNMSLEEEVDIRLVASLTEGASGADLKAICTEAGMFAIREERSSVTMNDFMDAIDKIVGLEKEEEVRREAGVMYG
- a CDS encoding DUF308 domain-containing protein; amino-acid sequence: MAEGNNMLLGILAVILGILVIAFPLLSIFTASVLAGLAVVFLGIWLLAQSFGTWGASKAASIAFLILGLVAVICGIGLFGHILAFSFLASIALFFAGFFLIISGIMSLFAKEGTAAKGSGVIGVILGILYIILASFAWDPYYLALLIGIWLVIDGIALFFVSPSDLVNTKKSEI
- a CDS encoding DUF5518 domain-containing protein — its product is MSYLICEKCGGYYKLKEGEKPDEFEACECGGSLRFVQNFNAHFDEELDPINEFNICPDCGIENSAGEKYCKSCGKMIKDTKNEENSSADANKNVLKFTSNKWILRVLAIIVGVLIVVIPTFIFVDSNYALLLLLIGGIVASLIAGGKSEDGAINGIIVGVIAALLILSFRGNFLFIDDILFNIEIFIFEMSGAILILTLFGLIGGVIGTSIREFLIKAEK
- a CDS encoding TVP38/TMEM64 family protein, giving the protein MQNKINLETPIGIKWILLTAAIFILLLIPFVLFGDSLDNWTNSFFQSEPSKLITSLVIGFLLSMDIIAPVPSSILSTAGGYFLGFIGGTLISLVGMTISCLIGYWIGAKFGRPAALRFVDTKEISGFESLQKKYGDWIIIVSRSVPILAETSVLFAGIGRMKISRFISMITISNLSISMVYAAVGAYSAHINSFLLAFAAAIIFPGVMIVILKNKKILNSD
- a CDS encoding MFS transporter: MNAEKVKNRNSEPGMVVLATLILGAAVANLNLSVANVALPSIGLAFNASQVQINMVAVGFSLGLASSVLWFGALGDHHGRKMMLILGTIISIPASLLAGFAPTVNMLVLARIIGGLAAGMAFPTTLAIITALWSGPKRTRSIALWSGIGAAIAALGPLLSGYLLISRPWGSVFLITLPLALLTLVMAIKFIPSHVNETKNPVDNVGGIMSLILIGTLIMAINFAPVPSIRTLVLVLIILAAVVGFLFIKHQRGIPNPLYDLKVAGRRIFWVAASAGIIVFGSLMGALYIGQQFLQNVLGYSTFDAGLSIIPSAILMILVAPQSAKFVESRGSRFTLLAGYLFCLLGFLTMLLLWKEGIPYWKVGLAYALIGIGVGLAGTPASHSLTGSVPVKRVGMASGTADLQRDFGGAIMTSIFGTLLTAGYASAFASKINNVPQQISAGVEATLQKSFASASTLAQQYPQYSDQIIAGAKSSFLVGDRWAYLAGIIAILVGAALVFYKFPNMEEEKKLLSHYYEEDTKTENVRKK
- a CDS encoding DUF356 domain-containing protein, translated to MTLILIRANSQGKLLNAIADIERHANLKISGKPKIIEPQIADKLAKGILKQNLRSKCEIATLIKVLDDTTKSIMHIKKIHPPAHIVVISEEYKEFEEIKKMFNILPVLKGYYSHKSVPSN
- a CDS encoding multiprotein bridging factor aMBF1, which encodes MRCEICGKKIVGEPVKTKIESSIMVTCNECSKFGKVQREPPKARKPRPVRRSPKFREPSEEVIEDFKDIIRKGRERKGWTREVLAEKVYEKASVVNRVESGKMVPDIKLAKKLEKILDVTLIEKTDDGKQEDLGPRARRGATIGDIARIKRN